A genome region from Candidatus Coatesbacteria bacterium includes the following:
- a CDS encoding nitroreductase family protein — translation MAEVNPVIETILQRRSCRSYDGGGPDEEELELLIDCLRRAPSAGNRQPWRFHVVENDELRGELRRAGGQKMIEKAPVVFVICALPGKSAKAYDERGRELYCIQDTACAGMSLLLAADALGYGACWVGAFEETAVARALELPEDERPVALIPVGSGKPGILGLKTPRRGAGKTVRRWR, via the coding sequence ATGGCTGAAGTTAATCCGGTTATCGAGACGATTCTACAGCGCCGCTCCTGCCGCAGCTACGACGGCGGCGGACCCGACGAGGAGGAGCTGGAGCTGCTGATCGACTGCCTGCGCCGGGCGCCCTCGGCGGGCAACCGCCAGCCCTGGCGCTTCCACGTCGTCGAGAACGACGAGCTGCGCGGCGAGCTGCGCCGGGCCGGAGGGCAGAAGATGATCGAGAAGGCGCCCGTGGTCTTCGTCATCTGCGCCCTGCCCGGCAAATCCGCCAAGGCTTACGACGAGCGCGGCCGCGAGCTGTACTGCATCCAGGACACGGCCTGCGCGGGAATGAGCCTGCTGCTGGCCGCCGACGCCCTGGGCTACGGCGCCTGCTGGGTGGGCGCCTTCGAGGAGACCGCCGTCGCCCGGGCCCTCGAGCTGCCCGAGGATGAACGGCCCGTGGCCCTGATCCCCGTCGGTTCGGGTAAACCGGGGATCCTGGGGCTGAAGACCCCGCGCCGGGGCGCCGGCAAGACCGTCCGGCGCTGGAGGTAA